A window of the Hippoglossus stenolepis isolate QCI-W04-F060 chromosome 8, HSTE1.2, whole genome shotgun sequence genome harbors these coding sequences:
- the LOC118114295 gene encoding trypsin-1 — MRSLVFVLLIGAAFALEDDKIVGGYECTPHSQAHQVSLNSGYHFCGGSLVNENWVVSAAHCYKSRVEVRMGEHHIRVNEGTEQYISSARVFRHPNYSSYNIDNDVMLIKLSKPAVFNQYVQPVALPTSCAPAGTMCTVSGWGNTMSSTANRDKLQCLDLPILSFSDCNNSYPGMITDAMFCAGYLEGGKDSCQGDSGGPVVCNGELQGVVSWGYGCAERGNPGVYAKVCIFNNWLTSTMASY, encoded by the exons ATGAGGTCTCTGGTCTTCGTTCTGCTCATCGGAGCTGCTT ttgCCTTGGAGGACGACAAGATCGTCGGAGGGTATGAGTGCACGCCTCATTCCCAGGCCCATCAGGTGTCTCTGAACTCTGGCTACCACTTCTGTGGAGGCTCCCTGGTCAACGAGAACTGGGTTGtgtctgctgctcactgctACAAGTC ccgcGTGGAGGTGCGTATGGGCGAGCACCACATCAGGGTCAATGAGGGAACCGAGCAGTACATCAGCTCCGCCCGTGTCTTCCGccaccccaactacagctcctaCAACATCGACAACGACGTCATGCTCATCAAGCTGAGCAAGCCCGCCGTCTTCAACCAGTACGTGCAGCCTGTGGCTCTGCCCACCAGCTGTGCCCCCGCTGGCACCATGTGCACAGTCTCTGGATGGGGCAACACCATGAGCTCCA CCGCTAACCGCGACAAGCTGCAGTGCCTGGATCTCCCCATCCTGTCTTTCAGCGACTGTAATAACTCCTACCCTGGCATGATCACCGATGCCATGTTCTGCGCTGGATAcctggagggaggaaaggacTCTTGCCAG GGTGACTCCGGTGGCCCCGTCGTGTGCAACGGTGAGCTGCAGGGTGTTGTGTCCTGGGGCTACGGATGTGCTGAGAGGGGAAATCCTGGTGTCTACGCCAAG gtctGCATCTTCAACAACTGGCTGACGAGCACCATGGCCAGCTACTAA
- the LOC118114293 gene encoding trypsin-1, translating into MRSLVFVLLIGAAFALEDDKIVGGYECTPHSQAHQVSLNSGYHFCGGSLVNENWVVSAAHCYKSRVEVRMGEHHIRVNEGTEQYISSARVFRHPNYSSYNIDNDVMLIKLSKPAVFNQYVQPVALPTSCAPAGTMCTVSGWGNTMSSTANGDKLQCLDLPILSFSDCNNSYPGMITDAMFCAGYLEGGKDSCQGDSGGPVVCNGELQGVVSWGYGCAERGNPGVYAKVCIFSNWLTSTMASY; encoded by the exons ATGAGGTCTCTGGTCTTCGTTCTGCTCATCGGAGCTGCTT ttgCCTTGGAGGACGACAAGATCGTCGGAGGGTATGAGTGCACGCCTCATTCCCAGGCCCATCAGGTGTCTCTGAACTCTGGCTACCACTTCTGTGGAGGCTCCCTGGTCAACGAGAACTGGGTTGtgtctgctgctcactgctACAAGTC CCGCGTGGAGGTGCGTATGGGCGAGCACCACATCAGGGTCAATGAGGGAACCGAGCAGTACATCAGCTCCGCCCGTGTCTTCCGccaccccaactacagctcctaCAACATCGACAACGACGTCATGCTCATCAAGCTGAGCAAGCCCGCCGTCTTCAACCAGTACGTGCAGCCTGTGGCTCTGCCCACCAGCTGTGCCCCCGCTGGCACCATGTGCACAGTCTCTGGATGGGGCAACACCATGAGCTCCA CTGCTAACGGCGACAAGCTGCAGTGCCTGGATCTCCCCATCCTGTCTTTCAGCGACTGTAATAACTCCTACCCTGGCATGATCACCGATGCCATGTTCTGCGCTGGATAcctggagggaggaaaggacTCTTGCCAG GGTGACTCCGGTGGCCCCGTCGTGTGCAACGGTGAGCTGCAGGGTGTTGTGTCCTGGGGCTACGGATGTGCTGAGAGGGGAAATCCTGGTGTCTACGCCAAG gtctGCATCTTCAGCAACTGGCTGACAAGCACCATGGCCAGCTACTAA
- the LOC118114338 gene encoding LOW QUALITY PROTEIN: trypsin (The sequence of the model RefSeq protein was modified relative to this genomic sequence to represent the inferred CDS: inserted 1 base in 1 codon; deleted 1 base in 1 codon; substituted 1 base at 1 genomic stop codon) has protein sequence MRLLALLLMVGAAVAVPREDGRIVGGHECAAHSRPFMASLNYGYHFCGGVLINKQWVLSVAHCWYNPYAMQVMLGEHNLRVFEGTEQLMKTDTIIWHPNYDYQTLDMTSCXSSSTILWXVTEAVAPIPLPTSCPVGGTPCSVSGWGNTALDGDAPYMPTLLQCLNVPIIDDVQCDKSYPGMISPRMVCAGYMDGGRDVCNGDSGSPLVCLGEVYGLVSWGRGCANPNYPGVYVKLCEFHSWIENTLRQPLKKELP, from the exons ATGAGACTGCTGgcgctgctgctgatggtcgGGGCTGCTG tggcAGTTCCCCGTGAGGATGGACGCATCGTTGGCGGACACGAGTGTGCTGCTCACTCCCGTCCTTTCATGGCCTCCCTCAACTATGGCTACCACTTCTGCGGTGGGGTGCTCATCAACAAGCAGTGGGTGCTGTCTGTTGCCCACTGTTGGTACAA TCCCTACGCCATGCAGGTCATGCTGGGAGAACATAACCTGAGAGTGTTTGAGGGCACGGAGCAGCTCATGAAGACTGACACCATCATCTGGCATCCTAA TTATGACTACCAGACTCTGGAT ATGACATCATGCTGATCAAGCTCTACCATCCTGT AGGTGACCGAGGCAGTCGCACCCATCCCACTGCCCACAAGCTGTCCAGTGGGGGGGACCCCCTGCTCTGTGTCTGGCTGGGGGAACACTGCCTTGGATGGAGACG CGCCTTACATGCCCACcctgctgcagtgtttgaaCGTGCCCATAATTGATGACGTGCAATGTGACAAGTCCTATCCTGGAATGATCTCACCCAGGATGGTGTGCGCCGGGTACATGGATGGAGGCAGAGATGTGTGCAAC GGTGACTCCGGCAGCCCTCTGGTGTGTCTTGGAGAAGTCTACGGCCTGGTGTCATGGGGTCGGGGATGTGCCAATCCTAACTACCCCGGCGTCTACGTCAAGTTGTGCGAGTTCCACTCCTGGATTGAAAACACGCTGCGCCAACCCCTGAAGAAAGAAC taccataa
- the LOC118113808 gene encoding trypsin-1 — MRSLVFVLLIGAAFALEDDKIVGGYECTPHSQAHQVSLNSGYHFCGGSLVNENWVVSAAHCYKSRVEVRMGEHHIRVNEGTEQYISSARVFRHPNYSSYNIDNDVMLIKLSKPAVFNQYVQPVALPTSCAPAGTMCTVSGWGNTMSSSANGDKLQCLDLPILSFSDCNNSYPGMITNAMFCAGYLEGGKDSCQGDSGGPVVCNGELQGVVSWGYGCAERGNPGVYAKVCIFSNWLTSTMASY; from the exons ATGAGGTCTCTGGTCTTCGTTCTGCTCATCGGAGCTGCTT ttgCCTTGGAGGACGACAAGATCGTCGGAGGGTATGAGTGCACGCCTCATTCCCAGGCCCATCAGGTGTCTCTGAACTCTGGCTACCACTTCTGTGGAGGCTCCCTGGTCAACGAGAACTGGGTTGtgtctgctgctcactgctACAAGTC CCGTGTGGAGGTGCGTATGGGCGAGCACCACATCAGGGTCAATGAGGGAACCGAGCAGTACATCAGCTCTGCCCGTGTCTTCCGccaccccaactacagctcctaCAACATCGACAACGACGTCATGCTCATCAAGCTGAGCAAGCCCGCCGTCTTCAACCAGTACGTGCAGCCTGTGGCTCTGCCCACCAGCTGTGCCCCCGCTGGCACCATGTGCACAGTCTCTGGATGGGGCAACACCATGAGCTCCT CCGCTAACGGCGACAAGCTGCAGTGCCTGGATCTCCCCATCCTGTCTTTCAGCGACTGTAATAACTCCTACCCTGGCATGATCACCAATGCCATGTTCTGCGCTGGATAcctggagggaggaaaggacTCTTGCCAG GGTGACTCCGGTGGCCCCGTCGTGTGCAACGGTGAGCTGCAGGGTGTTGTGTCCTGGGGCTACGGATGTGCTGAGAGGGGAAATCCTGGTGTCTACGCCAAG gtctGCATCTTCAGCAACTGGCTGACAAGCACCATGGCCAGCTACTAA
- the LOC118114310 gene encoding LOW QUALITY PROTEIN: trypsin-2 (The sequence of the model RefSeq protein was modified relative to this genomic sequence to represent the inferred CDS: deleted 1 base in 1 codon) — protein MIHVQSGSRKARGSHKMIGLIVLTLLGAAAAAPMDDKIVGGYECTQHSQPWQVSLNIGYHYCGGSLINDRWIASAAHCWQNPYSQIAVLGDHHIWMNEGTEQYMSVDAIYWHENYDYTTLDYDIMLMRLAQPVTVNEYVRPVALPKACPAAGDMCTVSGWGNIYTDQVFNPFYLQCVNVPIMSHMDCEGSYPGKITDRMVCAGYLEGGKDACQGDSGGPLVCNGELHGIVSWGQGCAQPNFPGVYTKVCSLLPWINNILTTYS, from the exons ATGATTCACGTCCAGTCTGGTTCG AGGAAGGCTCGAGGCAGCCACAAGATGATTGGTCTGATTGTTCTCACGCTCCTGGGAGCTGCAG CTGCAGCCCCTATGGACGACAAGATCGTAGGCGGCTACGAGTGCACCCAACACTCCCAACCCTGGCAGGTGTCTCTCAATATCGGCTACCATTACTGTGGCGGCTCCCTCATCAACGACCGCTGGATCGCCTCCGCTGCGCACTGCTGGCAAAA CCCCTACTCCCAGATTGCAGTCTTGGGGGACCACCACATCTGGATGAACGAGGGCACGGAGCAGTACATGTCGGTGGACGCCATCTATTGGCACGAGAACTACGACTACACCACCCTGGACTATGACATCATGCTGATGAGGTTGGCTCAGCCCGTCACCGTGAACGAATACGTCAGGCCCGTCGCCCTGCCCAAAGCCTGCCCCGCGGCCGGGGACATGTGCACGGTGTCCGGATGGGGCAACATCTACACTGATCAAG TGTTCAACCCATTCTACCTCCAGTGTGTGAACGTCCCCATTATGTCCCACATGGACTGTGAAGGCTCCTACCCCGGCAAGATCACCGACCGCATGGTGTGCGCTGGATACCTGGAGGGAGGCAAAGATGCTTGTCAG GGGGACTCCGGTGGTCCTCTGGTGTGTAATGGCGAGCTGCATGGTATCGTCTCTTGGGGCCAAGGCTGCGCTCAGCCCAACTTCCCGGGCGTTTACACCAAAGTCTGCTCTCTGTTGCCCTGGATCAACAACATTCTCACCACATACAGCTAG